A single region of the Epinephelus moara isolate mb chromosome 16, YSFRI_EMoa_1.0, whole genome shotgun sequence genome encodes:
- the actr5 gene encoding actin-related protein 5, which yields MAANQEPVFQIFSFQDCKFSPDPVFELPAQCQTSTQVPIVIDNGSFQTRAGWAAPEADFDSPRLLFRSVAARSRGAARSETQIGNDIPNLEPLRWLLKSQFDRNVVVNFEIQELIFDYVFTHLGISSEGSVEHPIVLTEAPCNPLHCRQMMSELLFECYRVPHVCYGVDSLYSFYHNNTQRNLQPPHTGIVLSSGYHCSHILPVINGRFDAVNCKRVNVAGSQAASYLQRLLQLKYPGHLAAITLSRVEELLHEHSYIAVDYHDELEKWRSPEFYEREVHRMQLPFSGKVPGGCVSVEERQERRAQQLRRLQEINARRREEKLLQDQERLDRLMAVQELLEDGLLDQFHKSLVELNMDSAEELQSYINKLQLAVEQGRQKLLHSDGAEGKTEVSELEQPMDEGDGVALMDPDFPEDTLPEKPANVVQPVFNMAEYHQLFVGTERLRCPEILFQPSPTGEDQMGLMETLQYVLARYTPEQQEALVSNVFLTGGNMQYPGMKERVERELLAMRPFQSHFKVTMASRPALDAWYGARDWALEHLPTGEGGAAEGWISRQEYEEKGGEYLSEHCASNVFVPMKIAKPVPARPTEQSLTTLTSSGASAAVTTVTSAACATVAADVSMVTS from the exons ATGGCCGCCAATCAGGAACCGGTGTTTCAAATTTTCTCATTTCAAGACTGTAAATTTTCTCCGGACCCGGTTTTTGAGCTCCCGGCCCAGTGTCAGACCTCCACACAGGTCCCTATTGTGATAGATAACGGCTCGTTCCAGACCCGGGCCGGCTGGGCTGCTCCGGAGGCGGACTTTGACTCCCCGCGGCTGCTCTTCAGGTCGGTGGCGGCACGCAGCAGAGGGGCAGCCCGCAGCGAGACCCAGATCGGTAACGATATCCCAAACCTGGAGCCGCTGCGGTGGCTGCTGAAGAGCCAGTTCGACCGGAACGTGGTGGTTAACTTCGAGATCCAGGAGCTCATCTTCGACTATGTGTTCACACACCTGGGCATCAGCTCAGAG GGCAGTGTGGAACACCCCATTGTGCTGACAGAGGCGCCCTGCAACCCACTGCACTGTCGTCAGATGATGTCAGAGTTGTTGTTTGAGTGCTACCGCGTCCCACATGTCTGCTACGGCGTGGACAGCTTGTACAGTTTCTACCACAATAACACTCAAAGGAACCTCCAGCCACCACACACCGGCATCGTCCTGTCTTCAGGATACCACTGTTCACACATCCTGCCGGTTATTAACGGCAG GTTTGATGCAGTGAATTGTAAGCGTGTGAACGTGGCTGGGAGTCAGGCAGCGTCTTACCTGCAGCGTCTCCTTCAGCTGAAGTACCCAGGTCACCTTGCCGCCATCACACTCAGCCGTGTGGAGGAACTGCTGCATGAACACAGTTATATTGCTGTGGATTACCATGATG AGCTGGAAAAGTGGCGCAGCCCAGAGTTTTATGAGCGGGAGGTTCACCGTATGCAGCTTCCCTTCTCGGGTAAGGTGCCGGGCGGCTGTGTGAGCGTGGAGGAGAGGCAGGAGAGACGAGCTCAGCAGCTTCGACGGCTTCAGGAGATCAACGCTCGCCGCCGGGAAGAGAAACTGCTGCAGGACCAAGAAAGGCTGGACAGACTTATGGCAGTACAG gagctgctggaggaCGGCCTGTTGGATCAGTTTCATAAGAGCTTGGTGGAGCTCAACATGGACTCCGCAGAGGAGCTGCAGTCTTACATCAACAAACTGCAGCTGGCCGTGGAGCAGGGCAGACAGAAACTGCTGCACAGCGATGGGGCAGAGGGAAAGACGGAG GTGTCTGAGCTGGAGCAGCCGATGGACGAGGGAGACGGAGTGGCGCTGATGGATCCTGACTTCCCCGAGGACACGCTGCCAGAAAAACCTGCTAATGTGGTTCAG CCCGTGTTCAACATGGCAGAGTACCACCAGCTGTTTGTTGGGACAGAGCGTCTGCGGTGTCCAGAGATCCTTTTCCAGCCCTCGCCGACCGGAGAAGACCAGATGGGGCTGATGGAGACGCTGCAGTACGTCCTGGCCAG ATACACTCCAGAGCAGCAGGAGGCGCTGGTGAGCAATGTGTTTCTGACAGGAGGGAACATGCAGTACCCTGGGATGAAGGAGAGAGTGGAGAGAGAACTGTTGGCTATGAGGCCGTTCCAGTCACACTTCAAG GTGACAATGGCGTCGCGGCCAGCCCTGGACGCCTGGTACGGGGCGAGAGACTGGGCCTTGGAGCATCTACCTACTGGAGagggaggagcagcagagggatGGATCAGCAGACAGGAGTATGAGGAGAAAGGAGGCGAGTACCTGAGTGAGCACTGTGCCTCCAACGTCTTTGTTCCCATGAAAATCGCAAAACCAGTTCCTGCTCGCCCCACAGAACAATCTCTTACCACACTGACATCAAGCGGAGCTTCTGCTGCCGTCACCACAGTTACATCTGCTGCCTGTGCTACTGTTGCTGCTGATGTTTCCATGGTAACCTCCTGA
- the ndufa4l2a gene encoding NADH dehydrogenase [ubiquinone] 1 alpha subcomplex subunit 4-like 2: MIFRTVVMHAKKHPGLIPQFFFICLGMGGASLYLIRLAKGPHVTWNKTNNPEPWNKLDPTYQYKFVAINTDYENLKKEGPEY, encoded by the exons ATGATATTTCGGACAGTAGTAATGCATGCTAAGAAGCACCCTGGT CTCATCCCGCAGTTCTTCTTCATCTGTTTGGGAATGGGCGGGGCAAGTCTGTATCTGATCCGGTTGGCCAAAGGACCCCATGTCAC cTGGAACAAGACCAACAACCCTGAGCCTTGGAATAAACTTGACCCCACATACCAGTACAAG TTTGTGGCCATCAACACTGACTATGAAAACCTGAAGAAGGAAGGACCTGAGTACTGA